Proteins found in one Oncorhynchus keta strain PuntledgeMale-10-30-2019 chromosome 2, Oket_V2, whole genome shotgun sequence genomic segment:
- the LOC118374604 gene encoding glycerol-3-phosphate phosphatase-like yields the protein MTVSKCTRLSGPLIKKMLDSMDNVLFDCDGVIWRGDQAIPGTPDIINLLKKNGKKVFFVTNNNTKARKMYADKLALNGFNVTEDDVFGTAYCSAMYLKKVSKLHGKVYLIGSNAMRQELEKVEIQQTVVGPDPISGVQMDWANVPLDPEVKAVVVGFDEHFSYMKLNRALQYLNNPDCLLVGTNTDTRLPLEEGKAVPGNGCNLKAVETAAQRQAQTVSKPNHIMYDCVASQFGLDSRHCLMVGDRLDTDFLLGSNCGLKTLLTLTGVSTVADAEGHQESGCPERLGLVPDYYVERISELLPALQG from the exons ATGACAGTGTCAAAATGCACCCGTTTGAGCGGTCCCTTGATAAAGAAAATGCTTGATTCTATGGACAATGTCCTCTTCGACTGTGATGGTGTCATCTGGCGAGGGGATCAGGCCATCCCTGGCACCCCTGACATTATCAATCTGCTAAAGAAGAATGGAAAGAAAGTGTTTTTCGTCACCAACAACAACACTAAAGCTAGAAAGATGTATGCAGACAAACTGGCGTTGAACGGATTCAACGTGACAGAGGATGATGTGTTTGGAACGGCGTACTGCTCAGCAATGTACCTCAAAAAGGTCTCCAAACTGCATGGCAAAGTGTATCTCATAGGAAGCAATGCAATGAGGCAGGAACTAGAGAAGGTTGAGATCCAGCAGACAGTTGTGGGGCCTGATCCTATATCAGGTGTCCAGATGGATTGGGCCAACGTGCCACTGGACCCTGAGGTGAAGGCTGTGGTTGTTGGGTTTGATGAACACTTCAGTTACATGAAACTGAACAGAGCCCTGCAGTACCTCAACAATCCTGACTGTCTACTGGTGGGAACCAACACTGACACCAGACTGCCCCTGGAAGAAGGCAAAGCTGTCCCAGGTA ACGGCTGTAACCTGAAGGCTGTGGAGACCGCAGCCCAGCGCCAGGCCCAGACTGTGAGCAAACCCAACCACATCATGTATGACTGTGTGGCCAGCCAGTTCGGCTTGGACAGCCGCCACTGCCTCATGGTGGGGGACCGGCTGGACACAGACTTTCTTCTGGGGTCCAACTGTGGCCTGAAGACCCTGCTGACCCTGACCGGGGTGTCCACTGTGGCTGACGCTGAGGGCCATCAGGAGAGTGGCTGTCCGGAGCGGCTGGGGCTGGTGCCTGACTACTACGTGGAGAGAATTTCAGAACTCCTGCCTGCTCTACAAGGATAA